From one Sulfurimonas sp. HSL-3221 genomic stretch:
- a CDS encoding AbrB/MazE/SpoVT family DNA-binding domain-containing protein, which translates to MASLIKIGNSQGIRLPKAIIKQAHLENVNLEFEVLESGLLIKPVNNTGRETWDENIKTVLAANKGKTDEAFLEDLLDDSDLDDYEW; encoded by the coding sequence ATGGCATCTTTAATTAAAATCGGAAATTCGCAAGGTATCAGACTTCCAAAAGCGATCATCAAGCAAGCGCATCTGGAAAACGTAAATCTGGAGTTTGAAGTTCTGGAAAGCGGCTTATTGATCAAACCGGTTAACAATACCGGGAGAGAGACATGGGACGAAAACATCAAAACCGTTCTGGCGGCCAATAAAGGCAAAACAGACGAAGCGTTCCTGGAAGATCTTCTCGATGACAGCGATCTGGATGACTACGAATGGTAG
- a CDS encoding efflux RND transporter permease subunit: MFQKFESFITALLQSRAQKKIILIATLVAFILSVLMIAPTEIVKAKMLPGKNNDTFSIYVDLPNGSSIRQTDAVSQCVTSYIQKEQEVLDTETFLGMGSPLDFAGLIKGSHFKNSENVSEIVVNLTKKHDRGEPSYMMVQRIRPVIQEACQPIVEGTNIKFVEPPAGPPTLAAIVAEIYGRDAAGIRELAGKVAAIFHQTAGLVDIDVMADELYDRFDLKVNSTKITRSGLSIKQVNDIIYLAFEGMDIAVKNSETINEQIPIFLTLSPESKVFSRKDKRALEQKLSGLRLMNSNGLLVPLTEVVDIIPTRANPMIMSKDLHQMVNVVAETDMVSQVYPLMDARHMILDTLSEQYDIEKSGLFDLSLTDKNTGSHYELHWDGEMEVTLDTFRDLGGAFIAALVLIFLLMVVYYKSFTLSGIVLLGSFLSIIGVIVGHFIMDLFSADTFFLTATSLIGFIALIGISSRNSLLLIDFTKSLMSEKGMHKTEALAYAAATRAKPIFLTATAIILASTLLASDAVFGGLGVALIFGTIAAVVASLMVVPVLLHNADLERHFGFKERKAVSVYEP, translated from the coding sequence ATCTTCCAGAAGTTCGAAAGCTTCATTACCGCGCTACTGCAGAGCAGAGCCCAGAAGAAGATAATCCTGATCGCGACACTCGTTGCCTTCATCCTCTCCGTGCTGATGATCGCCCCGACCGAGATCGTCAAGGCGAAGATGCTTCCGGGCAAGAACAACGACACCTTCAGTATCTACGTCGACCTGCCCAACGGCTCCTCCATCCGCCAGACCGACGCCGTCAGCCAGTGCGTCACCTCTTATATCCAGAAGGAGCAGGAGGTGCTCGACACGGAGACCTTCCTCGGCATGGGTTCGCCTCTTGACTTCGCGGGCCTCATCAAGGGAAGCCACTTTAAAAATTCGGAGAACGTCTCCGAGATCGTCGTCAACCTGACCAAGAAGCATGACCGCGGCGAGCCCTCCTACATGATGGTCCAGCGCATCCGTCCGGTGATCCAGGAGGCGTGCCAGCCCATCGTAGAAGGCACGAACATCAAGTTCGTCGAACCGCCGGCGGGACCGCCGACCCTGGCCGCCATCGTTGCCGAGATCTACGGACGCGACGCCGCGGGTATCCGCGAGCTTGCCGGCAAAGTCGCCGCCATCTTCCACCAGACGGCGGGGCTTGTCGACATCGACGTCATGGCCGACGAGCTCTACGACCGTTTCGACCTCAAGGTCAACAGCACGAAGATCACCCGTTCGGGCCTCTCCATCAAGCAGGTCAACGACATCATCTACCTCGCGTTCGAGGGGATGGACATCGCCGTCAAGAACAGCGAAACGATCAACGAACAGATCCCGATCTTCCTGACCCTGAGCCCGGAATCGAAGGTCTTCAGCCGCAAGGACAAACGCGCCCTCGAACAGAAGCTTTCCGGGCTGCGCCTGATGAATAGCAACGGCCTGCTCGTACCGCTGACCGAGGTCGTCGACATCATCCCGACCCGCGCCAACCCGATGATCATGAGCAAGGACCTGCACCAGATGGTCAACGTCGTGGCCGAAACGGACATGGTCTCCCAGGTCTACCCGCTGATGGACGCGCGCCATATGATCCTCGACACCCTCTCCGAGCAGTACGATATCGAGAAGAGCGGCCTCTTCGACCTCTCCCTCACCGACAAAAATACGGGGAGCCATTACGAGCTTCACTGGGACGGCGAGATGGAAGTCACCCTTGACACCTTCCGGGACCTGGGCGGGGCCTTCATCGCCGCGCTCGTGCTCATATTCTTGCTGATGGTCGTCTACTACAAGAGCTTTACGCTCAGCGGCATTGTCCTTCTGGGAAGCTTCCTCTCCATCATCGGGGTCATCGTGGGTCACTTCATTATGGACCTCTTCAGCGCCGACACCTTCTTCCTGACGGCGACGTCGCTGATCGGCTTCATCGCCCTGATCGGGATCAGCTCGCGCAACTCGCTGCTGCTCATCGACTTCACCAAGTCGCTGATGAGTGAAAAAGGGATGCATAAAACCGAAGCGCTCGCCTATGCCGCCGCCACCCGCGCCAAGCCGATCTTCCTGACGGCGACGGCGATCATCCTCGCCTCGACGCTGCTCGCCAGCGATGCCGTTTTCGGCGGCTTGGGCGTCGCACTCATTTTCGGCACCATCGCCGCCGTCGTCGCGTCGTTGATGGTCGTACCGGTGCTGCTGCACAACGCTGACCTCGAGCGCCACTTCGGGTTCAAAGAGCGCAAAGCCGTCTCCGTCTACGAGCCGTAA
- a CDS encoding iron chaperone has protein sequence MARKANSRSPEIVPGGVDAYIEKYPQEVRDRLHEIRGIIEAAAPDATETVSYFEMPGYLYEGYDYHGMFAWFSYKRPHVRLHVRPPVLEEHQEELENYATTKSIISFPVDKAIPKALVEKLVKASIRVMKQKPNAPKKPK, from the coding sequence ATGGCACGAAAGGCAAATAGCAGATCCCCCGAGATCGTCCCCGGAGGCGTTGACGCATACATCGAAAAATACCCGCAGGAGGTACGCGATCGTTTGCATGAGATCCGCGGCATTATAGAGGCCGCCGCGCCGGATGCCACGGAAACCGTCAGTTACTTTGAAATGCCCGGTTATCTTTATGAGGGGTATGACTATCATGGCATGTTCGCCTGGTTCAGCTACAAGCGTCCCCATGTCCGCTTGCATGTGCGGCCTCCGGTGCTTGAAGAGCATCAAGAGGAGCTTGAAAATTACGCGACGACCAAATCCATCATCAGTTTCCCGGTAGACAAAGCCATACCGAAGGCGCTGGTCGAAAAGCTGGTGAAGGCCAGCATCCGGGTTATGAAGCAGAAACCCAACGCGCCGAAAAAACCAAAATGA
- a CDS encoding efflux RND transporter permease subunit, translated as MHAHKPYTPKDYAGKLARYFINSPLTMILGITLLAIGYLSLMIMPREENPQMVVSGSTVIIALPGATAKEVENVIVRPLERKMKEVLGIEHIMGMAMDNVGIVNAAFYIGEEKEDSNLKVYDKIMQNADIFPENAMQPVIKPLDIDVDIPIVSVAFYAKDPSKMDDTRLYDAVKNLQHAINGLPNVAVTALKGGHKHQYNILVDLNKLSGYNLSLGQITQAVQALAYNVPAVKNRTTEGEIVIMGIKNAIESVQDVEDIIVAQYMGAPIHLRDVAKVEDGYDIQNFRSAAISARDGDTFTPAQEQVTLTISKLKGTNAVVIADEVKEALENFKPMLEKAGIKYSITRNDGERANEAVNELVFHLIISIVIIAILLVFVLGWRESLIVTFTVPAILAITLFIAYITGQTINRITLFAFLLSLGLLVDAAIIVIENIHRHFHSVESADMPKDDLLVEATDEIGPPTNIATFAIILTMVPMAFVGGMMGQFMKPIPANVPVALIASLFVAYIFTPYFAKRMMHRPDHAKHEGGHK; from the coding sequence ATGCACGCACACAAACCCTATACGCCCAAGGATTACGCGGGTAAGCTTGCCCGCTACTTCATCAACAGCCCACTGACGATGATCCTGGGGATCACGCTGCTTGCCATCGGCTACCTCTCGCTGATGATCATGCCCCGCGAAGAGAACCCCCAGATGGTCGTCAGCGGTTCAACCGTCATTATCGCCCTGCCCGGCGCCACGGCCAAAGAGGTCGAAAACGTCATCGTCCGTCCGCTGGAGCGCAAGATGAAAGAGGTGCTCGGCATCGAGCACATCATGGGGATGGCCATGGACAACGTCGGCATCGTCAACGCCGCTTTCTACATCGGCGAGGAGAAAGAGGATTCGAATCTGAAGGTCTACGACAAGATCATGCAGAACGCCGACATCTTCCCCGAAAACGCGATGCAGCCGGTCATCAAACCCCTCGACATCGACGTCGACATCCCCATCGTCTCCGTGGCCTTCTACGCCAAGGATCCCTCCAAGATGGACGACACCCGGCTCTACGATGCGGTCAAGAACCTCCAGCACGCCATCAACGGCCTGCCCAATGTCGCCGTCACGGCGCTCAAAGGGGGGCATAAGCACCAGTACAACATCCTCGTCGACCTGAACAAACTCTCCGGCTACAACCTCTCGCTGGGGCAGATCACCCAGGCGGTCCAGGCCCTCGCCTACAACGTGCCGGCCGTCAAGAACCGTACCACTGAGGGTGAGATCGTCATTATGGGCATCAAGAACGCCATCGAAAGCGTCCAGGACGTCGAGGACATCATCGTTGCCCAGTACATGGGGGCGCCCATTCACCTCCGTGACGTCGCCAAGGTCGAAGACGGCTACGACATCCAGAACTTCCGTTCCGCCGCTATCAGCGCCCGCGACGGCGACACCTTCACCCCCGCGCAGGAGCAGGTCACCCTGACGATCTCCAAACTCAAAGGCACCAATGCCGTTGTCATCGCCGACGAGGTTAAAGAGGCCCTTGAAAACTTCAAGCCTATGCTCGAAAAGGCGGGCATCAAATACTCCATCACCCGCAACGACGGCGAGCGCGCCAATGAAGCGGTCAACGAGCTGGTCTTCCACCTCATCATCTCCATCGTCATCATTGCGATTCTGCTCGTCTTTGTCCTGGGCTGGCGCGAATCGCTCATCGTCACCTTTACCGTCCCGGCCATCCTGGCGATCACCCTCTTTATCGCCTACATCACCGGGCAGACGATCAACCGGATCACCCTCTTTGCCTTCCTGCTCTCACTGGGGCTCCTCGTTGATGCGGCGATCATCGTCATCGAGAACATCCACCGGCACTTCCACTCGGTGGAGTCAGCGGACATGCCCAAAGACGACCTGCTCGTCGAAGCGACCGACGAGATCGGGCCCCCGACGAACATCGCCACCTTCGCCATCATCCTCACCATGGTCCCGATGGCCTTTGTCGGCGGCATGATGGGGCAGTTTATGAAACCTATTCCGGCCAACGTTCCGGTGGCGCTGATCGCGTCGCTCTTCGTCGCCTATATCTTTACCCCCTACTTCGCCAAGCGGATGATGCACCGTCCCGACCATGCGAAACATGAAGGAGGCCATAAATGA
- a CDS encoding type II toxin-antitoxin system PemK/MazF family toxin, with translation MVADIKRFEIYLVKLNPTVGSEIQKTRPCIVISPNELNVLKTVIVAPMTSKGFDFIFRPKIKFENKNGLVLLDQIRTVDKTRLIKKIGDVDEKVSKNISNVLVKMFEY, from the coding sequence ATGGTAGCCGATATTAAAAGATTCGAGATATACCTGGTCAAATTGAATCCCACGGTCGGATCTGAAATCCAAAAAACACGCCCCTGCATCGTCATTTCTCCCAACGAGCTGAATGTCCTCAAAACCGTTATCGTCGCTCCCATGACCAGCAAAGGATTCGATTTTATCTTCAGGCCGAAGATAAAATTTGAGAACAAAAACGGGCTGGTGCTGCTGGATCAGATCAGAACCGTCGACAAAACAAGATTGATAAAAAAAATCGGCGACGTCGACGAAAAAGTGTCAAAGAACATATCAAATGTGTTGGTGAAAATGTTTGAATACTAA
- a CDS encoding cupin domain-containing protein, with product MSVVSITNSDHYGWGENCDGWHLAVSASLNVIRERMPQGASETRHLHNSAEQFFYVLSGIATLEVAGEIYILAPGEGFHVPAGIAHSLINEHVQDLEFLVVSTPPSHGDRVDA from the coding sequence TTGTCTGTCGTTTCTATTACAAACAGCGATCATTATGGATGGGGGGAGAACTGTGACGGTTGGCACCTGGCCGTTTCAGCCAGCCTGAACGTTATCCGCGAACGCATGCCGCAGGGCGCATCGGAAACGCGCCACCTCCACAACAGTGCAGAGCAGTTTTTCTATGTACTTTCCGGCATTGCAACCCTTGAGGTCGCGGGTGAAATATATATTTTGGCGCCCGGGGAAGGCTTTCACGTCCCCGCGGGGATCGCGCACTCCCTGATAAACGAACACGTGCAGGATTTGGAGTTTTTAGTGGTCTCTACGCCGCCGAGCCACGGGGACAGAGTGGATGCCTGA
- a CDS encoding GNAT family N-acetyltransferase, translating into MAIELRRATEEDLPFLTEALHKTFLYLMAQGEDPYCKGFGALTVEEMETYLLEYLDERKARTFILQNAQEEIGCIMGKIAPSHLSASGLGLVGWIGLCYVDARFRRANHCVQMYEKIQAWFGSMAIDIVELSYMASNLAAQSTWDKLGFEPFRVIAYKKINPTEEA; encoded by the coding sequence ATGGCTATCGAACTGCGCCGGGCGACGGAAGAGGACCTGCCCTTCCTCACGGAAGCACTCCACAAGACCTTTCTTTATCTGATGGCACAGGGAGAAGACCCCTACTGCAAGGGGTTCGGTGCGCTGACCGTCGAGGAGATGGAGACGTACCTGCTGGAGTACCTCGACGAACGCAAAGCGCGGACCTTCATCCTGCAAAACGCGCAGGAGGAGATCGGCTGCATCATGGGCAAAATCGCCCCGTCGCACCTGAGCGCTTCCGGGCTGGGACTCGTCGGCTGGATCGGGCTTTGTTACGTCGACGCGCGTTTTCGACGGGCGAACCACTGCGTGCAGATGTACGAAAAGATTCAGGCATGGTTCGGCTCCATGGCCATCGACATCGTCGAACTGAGCTATATGGCGTCGAACCTCGCCGCGCAGTCGACCTGGGACAAGCTGGGCTTCGAGCCTTTCCGCGTCATCGCCTACAAAAAGATCAATCCAACCGAAGAGGCCTAG
- a CDS encoding integron integrase, whose protein sequence is MSKKKLLDLAREQIRLRHYSMQTEKSYVGWMKRYIFFHHKKHPVEMGKAEIEAFLTHLAVERNVSATTQNQAFNALLFLYTQVLGIPLKDQNIQALRAQQRVHVPVVLTKEEVIRILSGLAGVYQLMAYLMYGCGLRMKEVLQLRVKDIDFGFDRVYVWDSKSLKDRTVPLPQKIKQRLRLQVEYVEELHRMDLADGCGSVYLPHALERKYPAAHKETKWQYLFPMKTISTDPRTGLRRRHHILERTFGRNIKLAAEKSGIHKRVTSHIFRHSYATHLLQSGVDIRSIQELLGHKSVETTMIYTHVVKELNKESIKSPLDF, encoded by the coding sequence ATGTCGAAAAAGAAACTTCTTGATCTTGCTCGGGAACAGATACGTCTCAGACATTACAGCATGCAGACAGAAAAAAGTTATGTCGGTTGGATGAAACGCTATATTTTTTTCCACCACAAAAAACACCCTGTCGAAATGGGCAAGGCAGAGATCGAAGCGTTTCTGACCCATCTCGCCGTAGAAAGAAACGTCAGTGCGACAACCCAGAACCAGGCCTTCAATGCACTGCTGTTCCTCTATACCCAGGTATTGGGCATCCCGTTGAAAGACCAGAACATCCAGGCGTTGCGGGCGCAGCAGAGAGTGCATGTCCCCGTTGTCCTGACCAAAGAGGAGGTCATCCGGATTCTTTCAGGGCTTGCCGGTGTCTACCAGTTGATGGCCTATCTCATGTACGGGTGCGGCCTGCGGATGAAAGAGGTGCTGCAACTGAGAGTCAAAGATATCGATTTCGGATTTGACCGTGTCTACGTCTGGGACAGCAAAAGTCTCAAGGACAGGACGGTGCCGCTGCCGCAGAAGATCAAACAGCGGCTTCGCCTGCAGGTAGAGTACGTCGAAGAGCTCCACCGGATGGACCTGGCTGACGGTTGCGGATCTGTCTATCTTCCCCATGCGCTGGAACGCAAATATCCCGCAGCGCACAAAGAAACGAAATGGCAGTATCTTTTTCCCATGAAGACGATTTCGACCGATCCGCGAACGGGCCTCCGGCGCCGGCATCACATCCTTGAAAGAACGTTCGGGAGAAATATAAAACTGGCAGCCGAGAAGTCCGGTATCCACAAAAGGGTGACCTCGCATATCTTCCGCCACAGCTACGCCACGCATCTGCTGCAAAGCGGCGTCGATATACGTTCCATCCAGGAACTGCTCGGGCACAAGAGCGTCGAGACGACGATGATCTATACCCATGTCGTCAAGGAGCTGAACAAAGAGAGCATCAAAAGCCCGTTGGACTTTTAA
- a CDS encoding thioredoxin domain-containing protein, whose product MPNRLELEDSPYLQQHKDNPIDWYPWCDEAFERARTEDRPLFISVGYSTCHWCHAMERDVFSNEKIAAILNEHYICIKVDREERPDIDKYYQEVHHLLNRKPSGWPTSVFCTPDKRPIFAGTYITPNSRGEKIGFTELSKLIATKVAQKDKSLFKSADEIQAYLDKPASQAIEVKQLNATLIQRFVKQALRIFEPNSGGFSNDLKFPQIYTLNALLDIVLLQNNPYAEKMLTQTLSTMHRGGMYDLIDGGFCRYSTDVDWLIPRFEKMTFDNGLHCELYARAGRMLNDASYSLIAIEIADFMTGKMQEDGLFYSAIDADTEGAQGIYYTFDYDTAKTALLEHGFSADDTETILATLHVTPEGNFMGRNIVWLEAPGDRPEWFDAVREVLLSLREAREYPFIDKKVQTSWSAMMIRGLFELGKSDSSYTQKAIDALEALMDFVMPQGALFHSGLIHSSPKVGAFLEDYAYLGTAFIKAYEATYDNVWLMQAQRMADFALEEFYENGRWYLSRGAFTTEADPADALYPGSIGVIVDLLLSLGMLQDDSYRQFAFTTLQYYSAKLVKAPISYPHLFNQAIRYRFEDLLVKANADKLAMAAPSLAEVTYPYVRVKATHNKNYMLCGTQSCFAQLKTPVEIADTIREKFSN is encoded by the coding sequence ATGCCCAACAGACTCGAACTCGAAGACTCGCCCTATCTGCAGCAACACAAAGACAACCCCATCGACTGGTACCCCTGGTGCGACGAAGCGTTCGAACGCGCCCGTACGGAAGATCGCCCCCTTTTCATCTCGGTCGGCTACAGCACCTGCCACTGGTGCCACGCCATGGAGCGCGATGTGTTCAGCAATGAAAAGATCGCCGCGATCCTGAACGAACACTATATCTGCATCAAAGTTGACCGCGAAGAGCGCCCGGATATCGACAAATACTACCAGGAGGTACACCACCTGCTGAACCGCAAACCGAGCGGATGGCCCACTTCCGTCTTCTGTACTCCGGACAAGCGGCCCATTTTCGCGGGGACCTACATCACGCCGAATTCCCGCGGAGAGAAGATCGGTTTCACGGAGCTCTCCAAACTGATTGCGACCAAAGTGGCGCAAAAAGATAAAAGCCTGTTCAAAAGTGCAGACGAGATTCAGGCCTATCTGGACAAACCTGCCTCGCAAGCCATCGAGGTCAAACAGCTCAATGCCACCTTGATCCAGCGCTTCGTCAAACAGGCGCTGCGCATTTTCGAGCCAAACAGCGGCGGCTTTTCGAATGATCTGAAATTCCCCCAGATCTACACCCTTAACGCGCTGCTGGACATCGTGCTGCTGCAGAACAATCCCTATGCCGAGAAGATGCTGACGCAGACGCTCAGCACGATGCACCGGGGCGGCATGTACGACCTCATCGACGGCGGCTTCTGCCGCTACAGCACCGATGTAGATTGGCTCATACCCCGTTTTGAGAAGATGACCTTCGACAACGGGCTGCACTGCGAGCTCTACGCCCGTGCCGGACGTATGTTGAATGACGCGAGCTATTCCCTAATAGCCATAGAGATCGCCGACTTTATGACCGGGAAAATGCAGGAAGACGGCCTCTTCTACTCCGCCATCGATGCCGACACCGAAGGCGCACAGGGCATCTACTACACTTTTGACTACGACACGGCCAAAACCGCACTGCTCGAACACGGTTTCAGCGCAGACGATACGGAAACGATCCTCGCCACATTGCATGTGACGCCGGAGGGCAATTTCATGGGCCGCAATATCGTCTGGCTCGAGGCGCCCGGTGACCGCCCGGAGTGGTTCGACGCCGTACGGGAAGTATTGCTCTCCCTGAGAGAAGCGCGCGAATACCCCTTTATCGACAAAAAGGTGCAGACCTCGTGGAGCGCGATGATGATCCGCGGCCTCTTCGAGCTGGGGAAATCCGACTCCAGCTACACGCAAAAGGCCATCGATGCGCTGGAGGCGCTTATGGATTTCGTGATGCCCCAGGGAGCGCTCTTTCACTCGGGGCTCATTCACAGCAGCCCGAAGGTCGGCGCCTTTTTGGAAGATTACGCCTACCTCGGCACCGCGTTTATCAAAGCGTATGAAGCGACCTACGACAACGTCTGGCTCATGCAGGCGCAGCGGATGGCCGACTTCGCGCTGGAAGAGTTCTATGAGAACGGGCGCTGGTATTTGAGTCGCGGGGCGTTCACGACGGAGGCGGACCCGGCAGACGCGCTCTACCCCGGTTCCATCGGCGTGATCGTCGATCTGCTGCTGAGCCTCGGCATGCTCCAGGATGACAGCTACCGGCAGTTCGCCTTCACAACCCTGCAGTATTATTCCGCCAAACTGGTGAAAGCACCCATCAGCTACCCCCACCTCTTCAACCAGGCGATCCGCTACCGCTTCGAAGACCTGCTTGTCAAAGCCAATGCCGACAAACTGGCTATGGCCGCGCCGTCCCTGGCCGAGGTTACCTACCCCTACGTTCGCGTCAAAGCCACCCATAACAAAAACTATATGCTCTGCGGCACGCAGAGCTGTTTCGCACAGTTGAAAACGCCGGTGGAAATCGCCGACACCATTCGGGAAAAATTTTCAAACTGA
- a CDS encoding efflux RND transporter periplasmic adaptor subunit, with translation MKKLLLSFMLAAAALAADGLTVAGSVISDNQKMITSRYMGFVTEVGASEGERVKKGQLLYRIDSKEVDSAKARVELGISQAELALQMNQNQLSNVRLNLARYKRLLEKNMVSQYEVENLELAAKNMEDMVDISKKQVAQAKAQLSEVYNQYNYLRIKAPNDGVIIAKNIKVGEMAMPGMPAFVLADLSDLKIAIEVAESDLSKVPYGTKVAVEVPSVGLLTTGTVSAIIPSSNPMTHTFRVKVAFKTSSKAPIYPGMYATVTIP, from the coding sequence ATGAAAAAACTGCTTCTCTCTTTTATGCTAGCCGCAGCCGCGCTCGCCGCCGACGGCCTCACCGTCGCCGGGAGCGTCATCTCGGATAACCAGAAGATGATCACCAGCCGCTACATGGGCTTTGTCACCGAGGTCGGCGCCTCCGAGGGCGAACGCGTCAAAAAGGGGCAGCTGCTCTACCGTATCGACTCCAAAGAGGTCGACAGCGCCAAAGCGCGGGTCGAACTGGGCATCTCCCAGGCCGAACTCGCCCTGCAGATGAACCAGAACCAGCTGAGCAACGTCCGGCTCAACCTGGCCCGCTACAAACGCCTGCTGGAGAAAAACATGGTCAGCCAGTACGAGGTCGAGAACCTCGAACTGGCCGCCAAGAACATGGAAGACATGGTCGACATCAGCAAAAAGCAGGTCGCGCAGGCGAAGGCACAGCTCTCCGAAGTCTACAACCAGTACAACTACCTCCGCATCAAAGCGCCCAACGACGGCGTCATCATCGCCAAGAACATCAAAGTCGGCGAGATGGCGATGCCGGGGATGCCCGCTTTCGTCCTGGCGGACCTCAGCGACCTCAAGATCGCCATCGAGGTTGCTGAGAGCGACCTTTCCAAAGTCCCCTACGGTACCAAGGTCGCCGTCGAGGTTCCCTCTGTCGGGCTGCTGACGACGGGCACCGTCAGCGCCATCATCCCGAGTTCCAACCCGATGACGCACACCTTCCGCGTCAAGGTCGCCTTCAAAACGAGCTCAAAGGCCCCGATCTACCCGGGCATGTACGCCACGGTCACGATCCCGTAA
- the trxC gene encoding thioredoxin TrxC has translation MDTQKMVCPHCGEINTIPVQEHYSEADCTHCKASLLETKPVGVDEAAFIKHVWNSDIVVIVDFWAPWCGPCRTMAPAFEEAAAALPMKARFLKVDTDTQHLLAARYNVRSVPTLILFKNGYEINRRSRAMSVEELHKWTGKYIV, from the coding sequence ATGGATACACAAAAAATGGTCTGTCCCCATTGCGGTGAGATCAACACCATTCCCGTACAGGAGCATTACAGCGAAGCCGACTGCACGCACTGCAAGGCTTCGCTGCTGGAGACGAAACCGGTCGGCGTGGATGAAGCGGCATTTATAAAACATGTCTGGAACAGCGACATCGTGGTAATAGTCGATTTCTGGGCGCCCTGGTGCGGCCCCTGCCGCACGATGGCCCCGGCATTCGAAGAAGCGGCCGCAGCCCTGCCGATGAAGGCCCGTTTCCTCAAAGTCGATACCGATACGCAACATTTACTTGCAGCGCGTTATAACGTCCGCTCCGTCCCGACGCTCATTCTCTTTAAAAACGGGTATGAGATCAACCGCAGGTCCAGGGCGATGAGCGTGGAAGAGCTCCACAAGTGGACCGGGAAATACATCGTCTAA
- a CDS encoding DUF3995 domain-containing protein, with the protein MTLIVLAAITLLIVTALFHIYWAFGGEAGLNRALPTKDGKRLLNPGRLLTFAVALLLFGCAFVAYALYVDASPAKPLLTAGWVLSILFILRAVGDFNAVGFFKKINATDFAAYDTQYFSPLCLSLGMLFALLSSRA; encoded by the coding sequence ATGACGCTTATCGTCCTTGCCGCCATCACGCTTCTGATCGTAACGGCTCTGTTCCATATCTACTGGGCCTTTGGCGGGGAAGCAGGCCTGAACAGGGCGCTGCCGACGAAGGACGGCAAACGCCTTCTCAACCCCGGCCGCCTCCTCACCTTTGCCGTCGCGCTTTTGTTGTTCGGGTGTGCCTTTGTGGCCTACGCGCTTTACGTCGATGCCTCCCCTGCAAAACCGCTTCTCACTGCAGGCTGGGTACTCTCAATACTGTTCATTCTGCGGGCTGTCGGCGACTTCAATGCCGTTGGATTTTTTAAAAAAATCAACGCCACGGATTTTGCGGCGTACGACACACAATACTTTTCTCCTCTCTGTCTCTCTCTGGGCATGCTCTTTGCCCTGCTCTCCTCCCGCGCATAA